In the genome of Aspergillus luchuensis IFO 4308 DNA, chromosome 2, nearly complete sequence, one region contains:
- a CDS encoding uncharacterized protein (antiSMASH:Cluster_2.7): protein MSTTSEKNTMGIAVEEVRKPEPELGGQNHSSPSLEDLIEEVPPVEDSPSLIETIGYLLSIQDGYGPPDSTWDVEDFD from the exons ATGTCCACCACTTCTGAGAAGAATACTATGGGCATCGCGGTTGAAGAAGTCAGAAAGCCTGAACCTGAGCTTGGGGGTCAAAATCACAGTTCTCCCAGTCTGGAGGATCTCATCGAGGAGGTCCCTCCTGTGGAGGACTCGCCGAGTCTGATTGAGACGATTGGGTATTTGCTTTCTATTCAAGATGGTT ATGGACCGCCGGATTCAACatgggatgtggaggatTTTGATTAA
- a CDS encoding uncharacterized protein (antiSMASH:Cluster_2.7), with amino-acid sequence MSEHETQVPTPAFSQPPHEQKESLIDMLHLNNVTSHIVHAVGHITDAESDPDAIDHDDHVLVFDNPFKGAMDGDDDETSD; translated from the exons ATGTCCGAACACGAGACTCAGGTTCCTACGCCGGCATTCAGCCAGCCACCCCACGAGCAAAAGGAATCCCTGATTGATATGCTACACCTCAATAATGTGACATCACATATCGTTCATGCAGTTGGACATATCACTGATGCGGAAAGTGATCCGGATGCAATTGATC atgatgatcatgtatTAGTATTCGATAACCCCTTTAAGGGAGCTATGgacggagatgatgatgagacctCTGATTAG
- a CDS encoding uncharacterized protein (COG:S;~EggNog:ENOG410PWHY;~InterPro:IPR036291,IPR008030;~PFAM:PF13460,PF05368;~antiSMASH:Cluster_2.7) yields the protein MSTIAVAGGTGGIGKTIVEALLQKPKYRVVVLTQNSPKKDPVLGQTQQIQINYNDIDSIVETLEKHAVHTVISAIGIYTEEAAQSQMNLVQAAEKSSVTKRFVPSEYSFIQTEDLLPHDPSIKYWLDVADLLKKTKLQYTRVCPGVLMDYWGMPRVRTNIHQHVLGIDVANCWAGIPGDGNDRMSVTYSYDLAAYIMKLLDLEEWPEFSIFAGDDITFNELLKLAEEARGKKFDVVYDSAENIKAGQVTVPPFLTGVSEEEAREMTVLVSRLTIAGAFDLPKERMNALFPDIKPVKMREFLINTWKDEA from the exons ATGAGCACGATTGCTGTGGCCGGCGGTACCGGCGGCATAGGAAAGACTATTGTCGAGGCATTGCTGCAAAAACCCAAATATCGAGTCGTTGTCTTGACCCAAAAT AGTCCCAAAAAGGATCCCGTTCTCGGACAGACGCAGCAAATTCAAATCAACTATAATGATATTGACTCTATCGTCGAAACGCTGGAGAAGCATGCGGTGCACACagtcatctccgccatcggaATCTACACCGAGGAAGCCGCCCAATCGCAGATGAACCTTGTCCAGGCTGCCGAGAAATCCAGTGTAACCAAGAGATTTGTCCCCAGCGAATATTCATTTATCCAAACCGAGGA TCTCCTACCTCACGATCCCAGCATTAAGTACTGGCTTGATGTAGCTGACCTGTTAAAGAAAACTAAGCTGCAGTATACTCGGGTGTGCCCTGGTGTCCTCATGGACTACTGGGGAATGCCTCGAGTGCGAACCAACATCCATCAACACGTTCTCGGGATCGATGTAGCCAACTGCTGGGCCGGTATTCCTGGTGACGGCAACGACAGAATGAGCGTGACATATTCATACGACTTAGCAGCATACATCATGAAGTTACTGGATCTCGAGGAGTGGCCTGAATTCAGCATTTTTGCAGGAGACGATATTACTTTCAATGAGCTCCTCAAGCTTGCTGAGGAGGCTCGAG GCAAAAAATTTGATGTTGTTTATGACAGTGCTGAAAACATCAAAGCAGGCCAGGTCACCGTGCCCCCCTTCCTGACCGGGGTttccgaggaggaggcccGGGAAATGACCGTTCTGGTGAGCCGACTCACTATTGCCGGTGCTTTCGACCTACCGAAGGAGCGTATGAATGCACTGTTTCCCGATATCAAGCCCGTGAAGATGAGGGAATTTCTTATTAACACATGGAAGGATGAAGCATAA
- the SER1 gene encoding O-phospho-L-serine:2-oxoglutarate transaminase (BUSCO:EOG09262B1U;~COG:E;~EggNog:ENOG410PFY6;~InterPro:IPR000192,IPR015424,IPR022278,IPR015422;~antiSMASH:Cluster_2.7;~go_function: GO:0003824 - catalytic activity [Evidence IEA];~go_function: GO:0004648 - O-phospho-L-serine:2-oxoglutarate aminotransferase activity [Evidence IEA];~go_process: GO:0006564 - L-serine biosynthetic process [Evidence IEA]) — MKREDITYLGAGPASLPTDVLATAAQALQNYQDTGLGVAEHSHRSEIATNILNGAKADLANFLDIPDTYEILFLQGGGSGQFDATVYNLVSIWAEKQRQQIIKEKAGISEDEVISELRKKVESELKLDYLVTGSWSLKASQEAIRLLGSEYVNIVSDSRTVNDGKFGKIADESTWKLSRKAALVYKCENETVDGVEFPSFPKVLEPKGTDEDPIVVGDFSSTILSRRIPVQNYSIIFFGAQKNLGVAGITGVIIKKDLLPPVSSPCSPAILRKLGLPIAPTILDYSVAAKNNSLYNTLPIFDVYIAGQVLKKLLASFPDKVDGQQAVADRKAKLIYETLDAYPEVYKVVPAKEVRSRMNACFRVIKGGNVDDAEKAFLKGAVERGITGLKGHRSVGGIRASNYNAIPESGIEKLAAYLKEYATA; from the exons ATGAAGAGAGAAGACATTACCTACCTGGGTGCTGGCCCTGCCAGTCTCCCCACCGATGTTCTTGCCACAGCTGCCCAGGCGCTGCAGAACTACCAAGACACTGGACT TGGTGTCGCAGAACACAGCCATCGCAGCGAAATCGCGACAAATATCCTGAATGGCGCCAAGGCTGACCTTGCCAACTTCCTGGATATCCCCGACACCTACGAGATCCTCTTCCTGCAAG GTGGTGGATCCGGCCAATTCGATGCGACCGTTTACAACCTCGTCTCGATCTGGGCTGAGAAGCAGAGACAGcagatcatcaaggagaaggccggTATCAGTGAGGATGAAGTCATTAGCGAGCTGCGCAAGAAGGTCGAGTCGGAATTGAAGCTGGACTACCTGGTCACTGGATC ATGGTCGCTGAAGGCCAGCCAGGAAGCCATTCGCCTTCTTGGCTCTGAGTATGTCAACATCGTCAGCGACTCCAGGACCGTCAACGACGGCAAGTTCGGAAAGATCGCAGACGAGTCGACCTGGAAGCTGAGCCGCAAGGCTGCCCTGGTCTACAAGTGCGAGAACGAG ACTGTTGATGGCGTTGAATTCCCCAGCTTCCCCAAGGTTCTCGAGCCCAAGGGCACGGACGAGGATCCTATCGTCGTTGGAGACTTCTCTTCTACCATCCTGTCTAGGCGTATCCCCGTCCAG AACTACtcgatcatcttctttggAGC TCAGAAGAACTTGGGTGTTGCTGGAATCACGGGAGTGATCATCAAGAAGGACCTTTTGCCTCctgtttcttccccttgctCTCCTGCCATCCTGCGCAAGCTCGGCTTGCCGATCGCACCCACCATCCTTGACTACTCTGTTGCCGCTAAGAACAACAGCTTGTACAACACTCTCCCCATCTTCGA TGTCTACATTGCAGGCCAGgttctgaagaagctgcttgCCTCATTCCCCGACAAGGTGGACGGACAACAGGCTGTGGCCGACAGAAAGGCCAAGCTCATTTATGAGACGCTTGACGCCTACCCCGAGGTTTACAAGGTTGTCCCCGCCAAGGAGGTGCGTTCAAGAATGAACGCCTGCTTCCGTGTGATCAAG GGCGGCAACGTCGACGATGCCGAAAAGGCCTTCCTGAAGGGTGCTGTCGAGCGTGGCATCACTGGCCTGAAGGGTCACAGAAGCGTCGGAG GTATCCGTGCGTCTAACTACAATGCCATTCCCGAGTCGGGCATTGAGAAGCTTGCCGCGTACTTGAAAGAGTATGCTACGGCATAA
- a CDS encoding uncharacterized protein (COG:S;~EggNog:ENOG410PVKA;~InterPro:IPR027796,IPR002893;~PFAM:PF14441,PF01753;~antiSMASH:Cluster_2.7), with protein MSRVKKLHLPRPTAGIKTDVWNLPNEIESQITTLAAVLQVQQQQRTPLAREEEEDEEETDDEETSNEQLHNHELGSSAVVAPLASENMKNLKRCFLDQLAELLCYKKDAHYVTCTYLREGLDEITILASRNAAWEDKDIKLLESLAGTLEQLAARDPFDLDFKPDLERQLSEYYTPRLNYHVKQLVNILESVKGETGLVDFLRKFLSRRISSQVLVGGVKRIWANIDFRSRIEALPKANKIVQELGFIRRPIVAAETFDKAAREISNFQRVKIELLPGYKAESVTPSLSLCPQLPSERDRARLNECLRKKKWVHAEMTMVLHLMSTDSVSRTPQYLGISKKTCFMCGHFLQSLSQFQARNNHGKVYSQWRLPKSLIMPPKYCETLDNAARNLRDVMQRECALERDYHIAAVKESTISSPVAPQHMRTWSPFSRHVPDPKLQARESEWLSHHSPREITVRSSKPDRSSRDISPTSDIESGSPPAVPCVLSTPESTSIACARCTATENLSPCFRCGSTFYCSKMCQKSHWPKHKFNCSFGRPIDEVDRFIIACQTHEFPKDCDVARAFGILYFTSAADQRRLFELYCRLVKDWGVGEEELRDAWQQDKLKEFILFRSSQIPSTWIQNESHWISQQDGFAANKETDFNLVFESQKHVLKPEDQQLPYQLWKPREKLEAYVFLCQIRNGYIPDADEDNWISLGFCTARNGGETKQVEKLYRELLDRCVFEEFWRAMAESKMVDLFRKYGFGDAIVELRNFETLLSAVGTRHQSVWELKRFTRLSSPQPHRSVTVDYGFYNCRTPLELSDLRQAYTNFFAQGGDEMALHEACIQGQLAPFLESELEGLPISPELVSNPYPLQGCECAGMVFGTVCLVPQSIYGEAKKWQTQRGEKMTIMIHSDELDEASGQLYLERSKYLGLSMETQTTMINGQLVESMSGM; from the exons ATGTCGCGCGTTAAAAAGCTCCACCTGCCTCGCCCGACAGCTGGCATCAAGACTGACGTTTGGAATCTCCCAAACGAGATAGAATCACAGATAACAACGCTAGCAGCTGTCCTCCAGgtccagcagcaacagcgtaCTCCCCTtgcaagagaagaggaagaggacgaagaagaaactgaCGACGAAGAAACCTCCAATGAGCAACTACACAACCATGAACTTGGATCGTCGGCCGTCGTCGCTCCATTAGCTTCAGAGAATATGAAGAACTTGAAAAGATGCTTTTTGGATCAGCTGGCCGAGTTATTGTGCTATAAGAAAGATGCGCATTATGTGACCTGCACGTATCTACGGGAAGGACTAGATGAGATTACTATACTCGCGTCACGAAACGCTGCTTGGGAAGACAAGGACATTAAGCTCTTAGAAAGCTTGGCGGGCACGTTGGAACAACTTGCTGCGAGAG ATCCTTTCGATCTGGATTTCAAACCGGACCTGGAAAGACAGCTCAGCGAATATTATACCCCACGCTTGAACTACCATGTCAAACAACTCGTCAATATCTTAGAATCAGTAAAGGGAGAGACAGGCCTGGTCGACTTTTTAAGGAAATTTCTTTCCCGACGCATCTCTTCACAAGTCCTTGTCGGTGGGGTTAAGAGGATTTGGGCCAATATTGACTTTCGTTCCAGGATCGAGGCATTGCCGAAAGCAAATAAGATAGTGCAAGAGCTGGGTTTTATTCGTCGCCCTATAGTCGCTGCAGAAACCTTTGATAAAGCAGCGCGCGAGATCTCGAACTTTCAGCGGGTCAAAATAGAGCTCCTGCCTGGGTATAAAGCTGAAAGTGTTACGCCGTCGCTATCACTGTGCCCACAGTTGCCGTCCGAAAGAGACCGAGCGAGATTGAATGAGTGCCttaggaaaaaaaaatgggTCCATGCAGAAATGACAATGGTGCTACATCTCATGAGTACTGACAGCGTATCCCGAACACCACAGTATCTTGGCATTAGCAAGAAGACCTGTTTCATGTGCGGTCATTTCCTACAAAGTTTATCACAATTCCAAGCGCGTAACAATCATGGAAAGGTGTACTCGCAATGGAGACTGCCGAAATCGCTTATCATGCCGCCAAAGTACTGTGAGACACTGGACAATGCTGCTCGAAACCTCCGGGATGTGATGCAACGTGAATGTGCTCTAGAACGGGACTACCATATCGCTGCAGTCAAAGAATCGACTATTTCATCTCCAGTTGCACCACAACACATGCGTACCTGGTCGCCGTTTTCTCGCCATGTACCGGACCCTAAACTCCAAGCGAGAGAGTCGGAGTGGCTATCACATCACAGCCCGAGAGAGATAACTGTCAG ATCGAGTAAGCCCGATCGCAGCAGCCGGGATATTTCGCCTACTTCTGACATAGAAAGTGGATCGCCTCCAGCAGTTCCTTGTGTCCTTTCTACGCCGGAAAGCACATCGATAGCTTGTGCTAGATGTACTGCAACCGAAAATCTGAGTCCCTGTTTCAGATGCGGCTCAACGTTTTACTGCAGTAAAATGTGCCAAAAGTCTCATTGGCCAAAACACAAGTTCAACTGCAGTTTTGGACGACCAATAGATGAGGTGGATCGTTTCATCATTGCATGCCAGACACACGAATTTCCCAAAGATTGTGACGTTGCTAGGGCCTTCGGAATTCTTTACTTTACATCGGCGGCTGATCAACGGAGACTTTTCGAGTTGTACTGCCGACTCGTAAAAGATTGGGgtgtgggagaagaagagcttcGAGACGCATGGCAGCAAGACAAATTGAAAGAATTTATTCTGTTCCGAAGCTCCCAGATACCATCTACTTGGATTCAAAATGAGAGCCATTGGATAAGTCAGCAGGATGGCTTTGCTGCCAACAAAGAGACTGACTTTAATCTCGTGTTTGAGTCTCAAAAGCATGTGCTCAAGCCCGAAGATCAGCAACTTCCATATCAGCTGTGGAAGCCACGGGAAAAGCTCGAAGCCTATGTGTTCCTTTGCCAGATTCGAAATGGATACATCCCCGACGCCGACGAGGACAACTGGATTTCCCTTGGATTCTGCACAGCTCGGAATGGCGGCGAAACCAAACAAGTGGAGAAGCTATACAGGGAGCTCCTCGATAGATGTGTATTCGAAGAGTTCTGGAGGGCCATGGCAGAGTCGAAGATGGTCGACCTGTTCAGAAAGTACGGCTTTGGCGATGCCATCGTAGAATTGCGGAATTTCGAGACCCTTTTGAGCGCCGTCGGAACGAGGCACCAGAGTGTATGGGAATTGAAACGGTTCACTCGCTTGTCCTCTCCACAGCCTCACCGTAGTGTTACCGTGGATTATGGATTCTACAACTGTCGAACACCACTGGAGCTAAGTGACCTCCGACAAGCATATACGAACTTCTTCGCTCAGGGTGGAGATGAAATGGCCCTTCATGAGGCCTGTATCCAGGGTCAATTAGCGCCATTTCTCGAGTCGGAATTAGAAGGGCTACCCATTTCGCCTGAGCTGGTGTCGAATCCATATCCATTACAGGGATGTGAATGCGCGGGTATGGTATTTGGAACTGTATGCCTTGTCCCGCAGTCAATTTACGGAGAAGCAAAGAAGTGGCAGACgcaaagaggggaaaagatgaCTATAATGATTCATTCTGATGAGCTTGATGAGGCGAGCGGGCAATTATATCTGGAAAGATCGAAATACTTGGGACTATCGATGGAGACTCAGACGACTATGATAAACGGACAACTTGTGGAAAGCATGTCTGGGATGTGA
- a CDS encoding bZIP transcription factor (COG:L;~EggNog:ENOG410Q1CR;~antiSMASH:Cluster_2.7) — translation MSDSDTALLPWESVNDAFFGSHCDSTAPQITSLLSACSYPVPQQIRQQQRRQQDVQLPLLGGIIPENQLLLYNNDTQPTQPPVKSLKRTRNEVEKSGSAALTKRGRPRKVAQDTADEDPEERRRRQIRLAQRAYRSRKEANLSSLKGRISELEGIVEKMSTSVLSLSDELVRSGVLASHAGLTEHLRDTVQTCLTLAREASNDSPQEVTTISPPQTDDGLPDFLPHEQHSQSAQIVELDESVSSILEPNLHLELRESLITLSKKIPRFFESSETAEMDLTVFTDRLHMSCVYQGCFALCDESIGIDRIQKHFCLLLQIMERKRIASYFQAALNEKESRKYFAEWDEVPFFSLGGAGTHYSRSSLKSKAADRPFRPGVRWVSVRSVSHFPQHIQTKLQGDWFDMGDLEGYLREHDVHLLTYPPMDPTRHRLKGTAINAARFIQALSANAICLGWTPGFSRRDVESALQSCVWR, via the exons ATGAGCGACTCAGACACAGCTTTACTCCCCTGGGAGAGCGTCAACGATGCGTTCTTTGGATCTCACTGTGACTCGACCGCCCCGCAGATAACATCGCTGCTCTCGGCCTGCTCGTATCCCGTGCCCCAACAGATCAGGCAACAACAAAGGAGACAGCAAGATGTCCAACTCCCCCTTCTTGGTGGAATTATACCAGAGAATCAATTGCTTCTCTATAATAACGACACCCAGCCGACTCAGCCGCCAGTAAAATCTCTGAAACGCACTCGCAATGAGGTAGAGAAGTCTGGCTCGGCGGCGCTTACTAAACGGGGTCGACCGCGAAAAGTAGCCCAGGACACCGCagatgaagatccagaagag AGACGTCGGAGACAGATTCGACTTGCGCAACGCGCATATCGCTCACGAAAAGAAGCCAACCTATCGTCTTTGAAAGGTCGCATCTCCGAACTCGAAGGAATCGTAGAAAAGATGAGCACATCTGTTTTATCGCTGAGTGACGAGTTGGTTCGGTCGGGAGTATTGGCATCCCATGCGGGTCTGACGGAACATCTGCGCGATACCGTACAGACATGTCTCACCCTAGCCAGAGAGGCTAGCAATGATAGCCCTCAGGAAGTTACGACTATTTCGCCACCTCAAACCGATGACGGCCTGCCCGACTTCCTGCCGCATGAACAGCATAGCCAATCGGCACAGATTGTCGAACTGGACGAGAGTgtttcctccatcttggAGCCTAATCTACATCTGGAGCTTAGAGAATCACTGATTACGTTGAGCAAGAAAATACCTCGCTTCTTCGAGTCATCGGAGACCGCTGAAATGGATTTGACTGTGTTCACTGATAGACTCCACATGTCATGCGTCTATCAAGGGTGTTTTGCCCTTTGTGACGAATCCATCGGTATAGACAGGATACAGAAGCATTTCTGCCTGCTACTTCAGATTATGGAGAGGAAGCGTATTGCGTCATACTTCCAAGCCGCGCTAAATGAGAAAGAGAGTCGAAAATATTTTGCGGAGTGGGACGAGGTACCCTTCTTCAGTCTGGGTGGCGCAGGAACCCATTACTCTCGGTCTTCTCTGAAGAGCAAAGCAGCTGATCGTCCATTCCGGCCGGGAGTACGGTGGGTTTCCGTGCGATCAGTATCGCACTTTCCACAACATATACAGACCAAGCTTCAAGGGGACTGGTTTGATATGGGCGACCTGGAAGGATACTTGAGGGAACATGATGTACATCTTCTCACATATCCTCCCATGGATCCCACGCGCCATCGTCTCAAGGGAACAGCGATTAATGCGGCACGTTTCATACAGG CACTATCCGCAAATGCAATATGTCTTGGGTGGACGCCGGGGTTCAGCCGCCGTGATGTGGAGAGCGCTCTCCAGTCTTGTGTATGGAGATGA
- a CDS encoding uncharacterized protein (antiSMASH:Cluster_2.7), translating into MISKNIASLIDTSRRMLLAHRTSLSRDLAIASQDRPLKQKEERRREIFISVSQISEHAADPCRKDGCLAAIAHCRALGNFIRAVMATPLFITQVMRMGDTVVPCLDPRA; encoded by the coding sequence ATGATTTCAAAGAACATAGCTAGTCTGATTGACACATCACGGAGGATGCTTCTGGCTCACCGGACATCTCTCTCGCGGGATCTAGCGATCGCCTCGCAAGACAGACCAttgaagcagaaggaagaacgGCGGAGAGAAATATTCATCTCTGTATCACAGATCAGCGAGCATGCTGCTGACCCTTGCAGAAAGGATGGTTGCTTAGCTGCTATAGCTCACTGTCGTGCTCTCGGGAATTTTATTAGGGCCGTTATGGCCACCCCGCTCTTTATTACCCAAGTGATGAGAATGGGTGATACAGTTGTTCCTTGCCTAGATCCCCGCGCATGA
- the eng2 gene encoding putative GPI anchored endo-1,3(4)-beta-glucanase (CAZy:GH16;~COG:G;~EggNog:ENOG410Q2EI;~InterPro:IPR000757,IPR013320;~SECRETED:SignalP(1-24);~antiSMASH:Cluster_2.7;~go_function: GO:0004553 - hydrolase activity, hydrolyzing O-glycosyl compounds [Evidence IEA];~go_process: GO:0005975 - carbohydrate metabolic process [Evidence IEA]), producing the protein MPTSSLLWSVGSLALSSMILPAAASGYQLVETWKGEDFLTAFDFYTGADPTNGFVTYANQSYAESKGLVKVNSNGSFYMGVDHTTKLSTNGPGRESVRIGSNKYYDEGLFIIDLEHMPGSVCGTWPAFWSTGKDWPTDGEIDIIEGVNKNEANEIVLHTSGTCQVSSQKMTGTLSSTECGEDSGTTGCVVEGTQGSSGNPFNENGGGVYAMQWTDEFLKFWFFPRGSIPTSITKGDPDVAAFGTPMAHMQGSCSIAEHFKAQQFIFDTTFCGDWAGGVYSTSGCPVSDSSSSFKSCVAYVAENPAAFAESYWEINYIKIYQTGVAASASASASRVESAATVVETVSSVKEVTNSVVATTAAATTVATTADAETATTMTIAETTTAAAATESSVADENGSSASTSTHYVTMTTTICPIAESSSAAADLAGGSSEATEGSNSEGSSATATPDSVTGASAESNGSEGSSATESTPSTATGASAEANGNESSSTSEASSVASGTPSDISTTGASAEANGSEDSSASSEAKAVASATPSSVTGASAEANGNDSASSNAATTSNVSGASTQAGDDESTPASAVANAGSSATPASVSGASAEANGSEQSAAAAASSVSGASAVANGSEGSSSQSSGSQAGSDSYGSVPSSAAAYGRPAPSSSSHAFSTAPSSSGSIRQPTSAAAANNDAAATQGSSASGSKSGHFGSGSSSATTPSTPVFTGGANKLTLGASSVVGVLAFALLA; encoded by the coding sequence ATGCCTACCTCATCCCTACTATGGAGCGTAGGGTCGCTCGCTCTTTCATCGATGATCTTGCCCGCCGCGGCCAGCGGTTATCAACTCGTGGAAACCTGGAAGGGCGAGGATTTCCTGACGGCTTTCGATTTTTACACAGGCGCTGACCCCACGAATGGATTCGTCACTTATGCGAATCAAAGCTACGCCGAGAGCAAGGGGCTGGTCAAGGTCAACTCGAACGGTAGCTTCTACATGGGTGTCGACCATACCACGAAGCTGAGCACCAACGGCCCTGGCCGGGAGTCGGTCCGCATTGGGAGCAACAAGTATTATGACGAGGGTCTGTTCATCATCGACCTCGAGCACATGCCCGGAAGTGTCTGCGGTACCTGGCCCGCCTTTTGGTCCACAGGCAAAGACTGGCCTACGGACGGTGAGATCGATATCATTGAAGGTGTCAATAAGAACGAAGCCAACGAGATCGTCCTGCATACGAGCGGTACCTGCCAAGTTTCCAGCCAGAAGATGACCGGCACACTTTCCTCCACGGAGTGTGGTGAAGACTCTGGTACTACTGGATGCGTTGTTGAAGGTACTCAAGGGTCTTCTGGCAATCCGTTCAACGAGAACGGTGGCGGTGTCTACGCTATGCAGTGGACAGATGAGTTCCTCAAGTTCTGGTTCTTCCCCCGTGGTTCAATCCCCACCTCTATCACCAAAGGCGACCCTGATGTCGCTGCTTTCGGCACTCCGATGGCGCACATGCAGGGCTCATGCAGCATCGCCGAACACTTCAAAGCCCAGCAGTTCATCTTCGACACCACATTCTGTGGTGACTGGGCTGGCGGAGTCTACAGCACCTCCGGCTGTCCTGTGAGCGATAGCAGCAGTTCCTTCAAGAGCTGCGTTGCTTATGTCGCCGAGAACCCAGCGGCTTTCGCCGAGTCCTACTGGGAGATTAACTACATCAAGATTTACCAGACTGGCGTCGCAGCCTCcgcctctgcttctgcttcccgCGTCGAATCTGCAGCCACTGTGGTTGAGACCGTCTCGTCTGTTAAGGAAGTCACCAACTCCGTTGTTGCGACCACTGCCGCTGCTACTACTGTTGCCACCACCGCTGATGCCGAGACTGCTACAACCATGACAATAGCTGAAaccaccactgccgccgCAGCAACCGAGAGCTCTGTCGCTGATGAGAACGGCTCTTCTGCATCGACGTCCACCCACTATGTTACTATGACCACCACTATCTGCCCGATTGCTGAGAGCTCCTCTGCCGCGGCCGATCTGGCTGGCGGAAGCTCCGAGGCTACCGAGGGTAGCAACAGCGAGGGCAGTTCTGCGACTGCAACACCAGATAGCGTCACTGGCGCTAGCGCTGAGTCTAATGGTAGTGAGGGCTCTTCTGCCACTGAAAGCACCCCGTCGACTGCTACTGGTGCAAGCGCCGAAGCAAATGGTAACGAGAGCTCATCTACTTCTGAAGCTAGCAGTGTTGCTTCTGGAACACCATCTGATATCAGCACCACCGGTGCGAGTGCCGAAGCTAATGGCAGCGAGGactcctctgcttcttccgaGGCTAAAGCTGTCGCTTCTGCCACCCCATCCAGCGTCACTGGTGCAAGCGCCGAGGCGAATGGTAACGACAGCGCCTCTTCGAACGCTGCAACCACGTCCAATGTGAGCGGCGCAAGCACACAagccggtgatgatgagagcACCCCTGCATCTGCTGTCGCCAATGCCGGTTCTTCTGCTACGCCTGCCTCCGTTAGTGGTGCAAGTGCGGAAGCTAATGGCAGTGAACAAagcgctgctgcagctgcttcaaGTGTCAGCGGGGCAAGTGCTGTGGCTAATGGTAGCGAGGGAAGCTCCAGCCAGTCGTCGGGGTCCCAGGCCGGATCTGACTCCTATGGCTCTGTCCCTTCAAGTGCTGCTGCATATGGCAGACCTGCCCCCAGCTCGTCCAGCCATGCATTTTCCACTGCACCCTCTTCTAGCGGATCAATCCGTCAGCCAACctctgctgccgctgccaacAATGATGCCGCTGCTACCCAGGGCAGCTCTGCTTCCGGATCTAAGTCCGGCCACTTTGGCTCCGGTTCCTCGTCCGCTACTACCCCCTCAACACCTGTCTTCACTGGTGGAGCAAACAAGTTGACTCTTGGTGCCTCCAGCGTTGTCGGTGTCCTTGCTTTTGCTCTGTTGGCTTAG